ATAAAAGCAGAATGCTGTGATAAAGGCTACTCCGAGAACAAGTAATGATATGATAGTCGGTGATCGCCATCCGTTAGTCAACGAGTTGGCCTGTGTTATAGCAAATGTGAAGATAGTCAAGCCACCAGTGGCGAGGATGATTCCGCCGTAATCAAATCCACTGAGTTTTTCTCTCAAACTCCTTGGTGGTGCTCCATTTTCCTCTGGATCCATGGGATAAGGAACCAATTTCCAAACACCAATTGCGCCAATACCATACATGATAGTCAAAAAATAGAGTATGGCTTTCCAAGAAAAGTATTGAACGAATATACCTCCTATAAGGATTCCAACTGTGTACCCCAACGGGGCGCCCCCAGCAAATGTGGCCATCactttgttttttctgACACTTGGCTTGGAATATAGATTGCTGAGGATTCCAACAGCTGCTGGGGGTGCCGCTGCAGCCGCTACCCCCTGGATACTTCTGAGAACGCAAAAGCTAACAAATGACTTTGTGAATGCTCCTCCTAGAGAAGCGATAGCGTAGATAGAATAACTAGCGAGTAGGGTTTGTTTTCTGCCAAAAGTGTCAGCTACACCTCCCataaagagaagaaaagatccACAGGCCAAACTAAAAGAAGCCAGGGTCCAGGTTAGAGACCCATCAAAAACTTGGAATGTGTTTGCGAGTTGAGGAATTGCAAGCTGGAATGCGCCTGTGCTAGTATTGCCAACCATTGGCGCCATAGTTAGTAGCCCGATACAAATGACCTCGTGGAAGAGAGATCTGAATTGCCCCGGTCTATCATTTTCTGATATGTTTTGATTACTATTATAATCAACGCTGCGGGTAGATGTGATACTATGTGCATTTGTAGTTATCGGCCCAAGATGAATGTCAACTGATTCCCCAGCCGTTGAAATGATGCTGGTGGCTCTTGTATTGACACGATTCAGCTTGGAATCTTCATAATAACTTATATCCACTCGGGTATTTGGGGCTTTCGAGGTGCCTTCGGACATTGTGAAGATCTTCAATGATTTTCACTCAGAATGCAGGCTCTCTGGACGAATTTTTCTGATGGAGAGGTAGGCGTTtttatcttcttttttttgttagttcATATATTCAAAGCAACAGGCTAACTCTATGATTATTAATACTATTATCGAACTAGCCGAACTCTAACTGCTGTCACGAATAATTTTTATCGGCTTCGATCTGTAGATCATGTTGGGCGCTGCTAGATATCCTAAAATGGTATCTTATCCTCAAGGGCTCATGCTGATCACGAAGTTGATAAGGAGAGATTGCCCCCACGCACCGTTATGCAGCTTATCTGAATTAAGCTAGAATTGGAAGTTCGGGTATATACATGTAATCTACCCGATATTGCATAAACCATGtctaaaatatatagcATTGATTATATAAACCTCTTCGTCACTTAATAAACTTCAGAAGAATTCTGATTACAATCTAGACGATTTCACTTGTTCAGGTACCAGATCTACTACTTTGCCAGTTTTAAAGGCTGATCTCAGATTCCTGATTACGGTCAATTCCATTTCTTTCCTGGGTTCTACAGCATGAGTACCAACATGAGGCAACAAGAGTATGTTTTCATTAGAAAGTAGACCAGGATCTATTTCGGGCTCCTTCTCAAAAACATCAAGACCCGCTGATGAAACTTTACCCGAATCAAGGGCCCTTACAAGCGCCTTCTCATCAATAATTGCACCTCTAGATGTGTTAACAATAACAACGCCATCTTTACATTTGGATaaagcaccagcatcaataaTATGTCTTGTGTTAGGATTTAACGGCAAGCTCAAAGACAGTACATCAGACTGAGCTAAAAGTTCGTCAAAGGTCACATATTCGGCCAACCCCTCCTCATTTTTGGGCAACTGACGGCGATTATGATAAATGATTCTATCAAAACCCAATGTTGCTGCCTTGTCACGAATAAGACTACCGATTCCTCCCAACCCCAATATTCCTAGGACTTTGCCAGTAGGCTCATGGGCCTCGGGAGTAGTACGGCACCAATTACCTCTTCGTAGCTCATTAGCTAAGCGGTTAAAATTTCTCAATGCTcccaaaatcaaataaatcgCAGTATTAGCAGTGGCATTGGCAACTGCTTGGGGGGTGTTCGATAGTTGAATTTCCCTACCAGTCAAACTTTTAACGTCAACAGAGTCATACCCAGCACCATTATGACAAACAAATTTAAGGCTCTCGGGGAAATGACTAACTATCTCCTGGTCAATTCCGTGAACAATATGATCTGAGTGGTGTGTATTATAAATGGCTGTGATATCACTGTATTTGCCGTGAAGATCAGAAATGAACTCCTCACGGGTCTTCGAAGTAAACTCTACCAGTTCAGCAAGTTCAGaaagctgttgatactcTGCCTTAGCATGGATAACTTTTCCCAGCAACAGTAATTTGTTAGTTTGTGTCATTTTTATAGATTCAAGATTAGAACGATATTGTAAAAGCGAGAAAGATGGGAAAATATTTGTACTTATAGCGGAGTTACCCCCACACATGCTGGCTACCCCCACAACACCCACAATAGTGCCCATTGCAGATCAATTTGGGGGTTGTGTGTGGGGTAAAGCTAAATTAGCCTATGTATGCCCCCAATGTAGTCAGTAATTAATTTTAAGCCTTCCATCTAGCTAAGAGTATATGATTATTTGTGTCAAAttcaatataaatataataaataaatagtctCAGTATCCTACGGCGGCTGTTGCAGCTTGctcgtcatcgtcactTCGTTCGATATAATCAACTCTTCCAAGACTCCTTTCTACGCAATCATCTAAAATATCGCACATCTCTTGGAGCGCGAACCATTTACTACCCCTCAAGGACAGTATGACCCATTTAAGCAATCCAACGGTTCTATTCTTGTAAGGTATCTGTTGCAATTGCGCAGGCGTTTTCGCCACGTTCATCCGTTCGAGAAAAGAGCGGCCACTTTCAGCTGCCATTGCCCATTCATGGTCTTTAATCTGCCTTAATTGCGACGGTTCCGGCATATCATTGACTCCTGTCATATGTCCAGACTCAGGACCCTCCAAAATATATGAATAAGCCCAGAACACCATTGTACAATGAACGATCATAACAGGACGATGTAAAAACACATCACTAGTAACATTGTAACCTGAGGTATGAGCGCTTGATTCAGACCCTCCGATATCAACCCTTTCGCTTTCTCTATCGCCTGTTATGAATACACGATAGAGAGCTTTAAGAGCATGAAAGGCTGCCTC
The Sugiyamaella lignohabitans strain CBS 10342 chromosome A, complete sequence genome window above contains:
- the GOR1 gene encoding Gor1p (Glyoxylate reductase; null mutation results in increased biomass after diauxic shift; the authentic, non-tagged protein is detected in highly purified mitochondria in high-throughput studies; protein abundance increases in response to DNA replication stress; GO_component: GO:0005737 - cytoplasm [Evidence IEA,IEA]; GO_component: GO:0005737 - cytoplasm [Evidence IDA] [PMID 14562095]; GO_component: GO:0005739 - mitochondrion [Evidence IEA,IEA]; GO_component: GO:0005739 - mitochondrion [Evidence IDA] [PMID 14576278]; GO_component: GO:0005739 - mitochondrion [Evidence IDA] [PMID 16823961]; GO_component: GO:0005634 - nucleus [Evidence IEA,IEA]; GO_component: GO:0005634 - nucleus [Evidence IDA] [PMID 14562095]; GO_function: GO:0051287 - NAD binding [Evidence IEA]; GO_function: GO:0048037 - cofactor binding [Evidence IEA]; GO_function: GO:0047964 - glyoxylate reductase activity [Evidence IEA]; GO_function: GO:0047964 - glyoxylate reductase activity [Evidence IMP] [PMID 17173333]; GO_function: GO:0016491 - oxidoreductase activity [Evidence IEA]; GO_function: GO:0016616 - oxidoreductase activity, acting on the CH-OH group of donors, NAD or NADP as acceptor [Evidence IEA]; GO_function: GO:0016616 - oxidoreductase activity, acting on the CH-OH group of donors, NAD or NADP as acceptor [Evidence ISS] [PMID 9341119]; GO_process: GO:0009436 - glyoxylate catabolic process [Evidence IMP] [PMID 17173333]; GO_process: GO:0008152 - metabolic process [Evidence IEA]; GO_process: GO:0008152 - metabolic process [Evidence ISS] [PMID 9341119]; GO_process: GO:0055114 - oxidation-reduction process [Evidence IEA,IEA]), which encodes MTQTNKLLLLGKVIHAKAEYQQLSELAELVEFTSKTREEFISDLHGKYSDITAIYNTHHSDHIVHGIDQEIVSHFPESLKFVCHNGAGYDSVDVKSLTGREIQLSNTPQAVANATANTAIYLILGALRNFNRLANELRRGNWCRTTPEAHEPTGKVLGILGLGGIGSLIRDKAATLGFDRIIYHNRRQLPKNEEGLAEYVTFDELLAQSDVLSLSLPLNPNTRHIIDAGALSKCKDGVVIVNTSRGAIIDEKALVRALDSGKVSSAGLDVFEKEPEIDPGLLSNENILLLPHVGTHAVEPRKEMELTVIRNLRSAFKTGKVVDLVPEQVKSSRL